The following proteins come from a genomic window of Castor canadensis chromosome 17, mCasCan1.hap1v2, whole genome shotgun sequence:
- the Nck1 gene encoding SH2/SH3 adapter protein NCK1 isoform X1: MAEEVVVVAKFDYVAQQEQELDIKKNERLWLLDDSKSWWRVRNSMNKTGFVPSNYVERKNSARKASIVKNLKDTLAGIGKVKRKPSVPDTASPADDSFVDPGERLYDLNMPAYVKFNYMAEREDELSLIKGTKVIVMEKCSDGWWRGSYNGQIGWFPSNYVTEEGDSPLGDHVGSLSEKLAAVVNNLNTGQVLHVVQALYPFSSSNDEELNFEKGDIMDVIEKPENDPEWWKCRKINGMVGLVPKNYVTIMQNNPITSGLEPSPPQCDYIRPALTGKFAGNPWYYGKVTRHQAEMALNERGHEGDFLIRDSESSPNDFSVSLKAQGKNKHFKVQLKETVYCIGQRKFSTMEELVEHYKKAPIFTSDQGEKLYLVKHLS; the protein is encoded by the exons ATGGCAGAAGAAGTAGTGGTTGTAGCCAAATTTGATTATGTGGCCCAACAAGAACAAGAGCTGGACATCAAGAAGAATGAGAGATTATGGCTTCTGGATGATTCTAAGTCCTGGTGGCGAGTTCGAAATTCCATGAATAAAACAGGTTTTGTCCCTTCTAACTATGTAGAAAGGAAAAACAGTGCTCGGAAAGCATCTATTGTGAAAAACCTGAAGGATACCTTAg caGGCATTGGAAAAGTGAAAAGGAAACCTAGTGTGCCAGACACTGCATCTCCGGCTGATGATAGCTTTGTTGACCCAGGAGAACGTCTCTATGACCTCAACATGCCTGCCTATGTGAAGTTTAACTACATGGCTGAGAGAGAGGATGAACTGTCACTGATAAAAGGGACGAAGGTGATCGTCATGGAGAAATGCAGTGATGGGTGGTGGCGTGGCAGCTACAATGGACAAATTGGATGGTTCCCTTCAAACTATGTAACTGAGGAAGGTGATAGTCCTTTGGGTGACCATGTGGGTTCTCTTTCAGAGAAATTAGCAGCAGTTGTCAATAATCTAAATACTGGGCAAGTGTTGCATGTGGTACAAGCTCTTTATCCATTCAGCTCGTCCAACGATGAAGAACTCAATTTTGAGAAAGGTGATATAATGGATGTTATTGAAAAGCCAGAAAATGATCCAGAGTGGTGGAAATGCAGGAAGATCAATGGAATGGTTGGTCTGGTGCCAAAAAACTATGTTACCATTATGCAGAATAACCCAATAACCTCAGGCTTGGAACCATCACCTCCCCAGTGTGATTACATCCGGCCTGCGCTCACTGGAAAGTTTGCTGGCAATCCGTGGTATTACGGCAAAGTCACCAGGCATCAAGCAGAAATGGCATTAAATGAAAGAGGGCATGAAGGAGATTTTCTCATTCGTGATAGTGAATCTTCG ccaAATGATTTCTCAGTATCACTAAAAGcacaagggaaaaacaaacattttaaagtccAACTGAAAGAGACTGTCTACTGCATTGGGCAGCGTAAATTCAGCACCATGGAAGAACTTGTAGAACATTACAAAAAGGCACCAATTTTTACAAGTGATCAAGGAGAAAAGTTGTATCTTGTCAAACATTTGTCATGA
- the Nck1 gene encoding SH2/SH3 adapter protein NCK1 isoform X2 encodes MAEEVVVVAKFDYVAQQEQELDIKKNERLWLLDDSKSWWRVRNSMNKTGFVPSNYVERKNSARKASIVKNLKDTLGIGKVKRKPSVPDTASPADDSFVDPGERLYDLNMPAYVKFNYMAEREDELSLIKGTKVIVMEKCSDGWWRGSYNGQIGWFPSNYVTEEGDSPLGDHVGSLSEKLAAVVNNLNTGQVLHVVQALYPFSSSNDEELNFEKGDIMDVIEKPENDPEWWKCRKINGMVGLVPKNYVTIMQNNPITSGLEPSPPQCDYIRPALTGKFAGNPWYYGKVTRHQAEMALNERGHEGDFLIRDSESSPNDFSVSLKAQGKNKHFKVQLKETVYCIGQRKFSTMEELVEHYKKAPIFTSDQGEKLYLVKHLS; translated from the exons ATGGCAGAAGAAGTAGTGGTTGTAGCCAAATTTGATTATGTGGCCCAACAAGAACAAGAGCTGGACATCAAGAAGAATGAGAGATTATGGCTTCTGGATGATTCTAAGTCCTGGTGGCGAGTTCGAAATTCCATGAATAAAACAGGTTTTGTCCCTTCTAACTATGTAGAAAGGAAAAACAGTGCTCGGAAAGCATCTATTGTGAAAAACCTGAAGGATACCTTAg GCATTGGAAAAGTGAAAAGGAAACCTAGTGTGCCAGACACTGCATCTCCGGCTGATGATAGCTTTGTTGACCCAGGAGAACGTCTCTATGACCTCAACATGCCTGCCTATGTGAAGTTTAACTACATGGCTGAGAGAGAGGATGAACTGTCACTGATAAAAGGGACGAAGGTGATCGTCATGGAGAAATGCAGTGATGGGTGGTGGCGTGGCAGCTACAATGGACAAATTGGATGGTTCCCTTCAAACTATGTAACTGAGGAAGGTGATAGTCCTTTGGGTGACCATGTGGGTTCTCTTTCAGAGAAATTAGCAGCAGTTGTCAATAATCTAAATACTGGGCAAGTGTTGCATGTGGTACAAGCTCTTTATCCATTCAGCTCGTCCAACGATGAAGAACTCAATTTTGAGAAAGGTGATATAATGGATGTTATTGAAAAGCCAGAAAATGATCCAGAGTGGTGGAAATGCAGGAAGATCAATGGAATGGTTGGTCTGGTGCCAAAAAACTATGTTACCATTATGCAGAATAACCCAATAACCTCAGGCTTGGAACCATCACCTCCCCAGTGTGATTACATCCGGCCTGCGCTCACTGGAAAGTTTGCTGGCAATCCGTGGTATTACGGCAAAGTCACCAGGCATCAAGCAGAAATGGCATTAAATGAAAGAGGGCATGAAGGAGATTTTCTCATTCGTGATAGTGAATCTTCG ccaAATGATTTCTCAGTATCACTAAAAGcacaagggaaaaacaaacattttaaagtccAACTGAAAGAGACTGTCTACTGCATTGGGCAGCGTAAATTCAGCACCATGGAAGAACTTGTAGAACATTACAAAAAGGCACCAATTTTTACAAGTGATCAAGGAGAAAAGTTGTATCTTGTCAAACATTTGTCATGA
- the Nck1 gene encoding SH2/SH3 adapter protein NCK1 isoform X3 — MVGVWDVSVLQSRPGSSLSILSCVSELTEENTDLFRMDWLNIFKDFFSIGKVKRKPSVPDTASPADDSFVDPGERLYDLNMPAYVKFNYMAEREDELSLIKGTKVIVMEKCSDGWWRGSYNGQIGWFPSNYVTEEGDSPLGDHVGSLSEKLAAVVNNLNTGQVLHVVQALYPFSSSNDEELNFEKGDIMDVIEKPENDPEWWKCRKINGMVGLVPKNYVTIMQNNPITSGLEPSPPQCDYIRPALTGKFAGNPWYYGKVTRHQAEMALNERGHEGDFLIRDSESSPNDFSVSLKAQGKNKHFKVQLKETVYCIGQRKFSTMEELVEHYKKAPIFTSDQGEKLYLVKHLS, encoded by the exons ATGGTTGGGGTGTGGGATGTGTCAGTGTTGCAGAGTAGACCAGGAAGCTCGCTAAGTATCCTGAGTTGTGTGAGCGAGCTCACAGAAGAGAACACAGACTTGTTCAGAATGGATTGGTTAAACATCTTTAAAGATTTTTTCA GCATTGGAAAAGTGAAAAGGAAACCTAGTGTGCCAGACACTGCATCTCCGGCTGATGATAGCTTTGTTGACCCAGGAGAACGTCTCTATGACCTCAACATGCCTGCCTATGTGAAGTTTAACTACATGGCTGAGAGAGAGGATGAACTGTCACTGATAAAAGGGACGAAGGTGATCGTCATGGAGAAATGCAGTGATGGGTGGTGGCGTGGCAGCTACAATGGACAAATTGGATGGTTCCCTTCAAACTATGTAACTGAGGAAGGTGATAGTCCTTTGGGTGACCATGTGGGTTCTCTTTCAGAGAAATTAGCAGCAGTTGTCAATAATCTAAATACTGGGCAAGTGTTGCATGTGGTACAAGCTCTTTATCCATTCAGCTCGTCCAACGATGAAGAACTCAATTTTGAGAAAGGTGATATAATGGATGTTATTGAAAAGCCAGAAAATGATCCAGAGTGGTGGAAATGCAGGAAGATCAATGGAATGGTTGGTCTGGTGCCAAAAAACTATGTTACCATTATGCAGAATAACCCAATAACCTCAGGCTTGGAACCATCACCTCCCCAGTGTGATTACATCCGGCCTGCGCTCACTGGAAAGTTTGCTGGCAATCCGTGGTATTACGGCAAAGTCACCAGGCATCAAGCAGAAATGGCATTAAATGAAAGAGGGCATGAAGGAGATTTTCTCATTCGTGATAGTGAATCTTCG ccaAATGATTTCTCAGTATCACTAAAAGcacaagggaaaaacaaacattttaaagtccAACTGAAAGAGACTGTCTACTGCATTGGGCAGCGTAAATTCAGCACCATGGAAGAACTTGTAGAACATTACAAAAAGGCACCAATTTTTACAAGTGATCAAGGAGAAAAGTTGTATCTTGTCAAACATTTGTCATGA